The proteins below come from a single Parageobacillus thermoglucosidasius genomic window:
- a CDS encoding Fur-regulated basic protein FbpA: MGKLLRTAITKQKQFYIYKLLQTGLFPDASVLQQWTVRELRHEYEQHPLQKNRGGQRNGSESF, translated from the coding sequence ATGGGGAAACTTCTGCGGACGGCAATTACTAAACAAAAACAATTTTACATTTACAAGCTTCTGCAAACCGGTTTGTTTCCCGACGCCAGCGTACTTCAACAATGGACAGTCCGCGAACTGCGGCATGAATATGAACAGCATCCATTACAAAAAAACAGAGGTGGTCAGCGAAATGGATCCGAAAGCTTTTGA
- a CDS encoding PTS lactose/cellobiose transporter subunit IIA has translation MEKIDLQQLTNEQIAFQLILHSGNARSKVIQSLREYRAGNKEVASKLIEEAEKDLSLAHDIHFQMIQKEAGGQNTELTLLLMHAEDHLMSTLSMKELVKEMLELFKERNL, from the coding sequence ATGGAAAAAATCGATCTTCAGCAGTTAACGAATGAACAAATTGCGTTTCAGCTCATTTTGCATAGTGGAAATGCACGAAGCAAAGTCATTCAATCCCTCCGGGAATATCGTGCCGGAAACAAAGAGGTTGCCAGCAAGCTGATAGAAGAAGCTGAAAAGGACTTAAGTTTGGCGCATGATATTCACTTTCAAATGATTCAAAAGGAAGCGGGCGGTCAAAATACCGAGTTAACGTTGTTATTAATGCATGCGGAAGACCATTTAATGTCGACATTGTCCATGAAAGAGTTAGTAAAAGAGATGCTCGAATTATTTAAAGAGAGAAATTTATAA
- a CDS encoding iron-containing alcohol dehydrogenase, which translates to MSVSRIVFTSLNYVGWGALDNLLPEVERFSPKKILVVTDPALEKIGLVQRVTDPLAQRGYDVQLYTDVVPEPPLETGEKLVSFTREGKFDLIIGVGGGSAMDLAKLAAVLAAHEGKVADYLNLTGTKKVEKKGLPKILIPTTSGTGSEVTNISVLSLDTTKDVVTHDYLLADVAIVDPQLTVSVPPRVTAATGIDALTHAVEAYVSVNASPTSDGLALQAIRLIARSLRKAVENGADKQARIDMSNGSYLAGLAFFNAGVAGVHALAYPLGGQFHIAHGESNAVLLPYVMGYIRKSCTKRMADILNALGGNSSFLSEEEASYKCVEELERIVRDVGIPRTLGGFNIPESALESLTKDAVQQKRLLARSPLPLLEDDIRTIYQSAFRGVVTEPK; encoded by the coding sequence ATGAGTGTTTCGCGAATTGTATTTACATCGCTGAACTATGTCGGCTGGGGGGCATTGGATAACTTGCTTCCGGAAGTGGAGCGGTTTTCTCCGAAGAAAATATTAGTCGTAACAGATCCAGCGTTAGAGAAAATCGGCCTTGTTCAACGTGTGACAGATCCGCTTGCACAACGTGGGTATGACGTTCAGCTTTATACAGATGTAGTGCCGGAACCGCCGCTGGAGACGGGAGAAAAATTAGTTTCCTTTACGAGGGAAGGAAAGTTTGACCTCATTATCGGCGTCGGCGGCGGAAGTGCGATGGATTTGGCGAAACTGGCGGCGGTTTTGGCTGCACATGAAGGGAAAGTAGCCGATTACCTTAATTTAACGGGAACGAAAAAAGTCGAGAAAAAAGGCCTGCCGAAAATATTAATTCCGACTACATCAGGGACCGGGTCAGAAGTGACAAATATTTCTGTGCTCTCTTTAGATACGACAAAAGATGTGGTAACACATGATTATTTATTAGCAGACGTGGCGATTGTCGACCCGCAACTGACCGTTTCTGTTCCGCCGCGCGTGACAGCTGCGACAGGCATTGATGCGCTGACCCACGCAGTTGAAGCATACGTATCCGTCAATGCAAGCCCAACGTCAGACGGTTTAGCGCTGCAGGCGATTCGTTTGATCGCGCGGTCGCTGCGCAAAGCGGTGGAAAACGGAGCGGACAAGCAGGCGCGGATCGATATGAGCAACGGCAGCTATTTGGCGGGATTGGCGTTTTTTAACGCTGGGGTCGCAGGAGTTCATGCGCTGGCCTACCCGTTAGGCGGACAGTTTCATATCGCCCACGGTGAATCGAATGCGGTGTTGCTTCCGTATGTGATGGGATATATCCGCAAAAGCTGCACGAAACGGATGGCCGATATTTTGAACGCACTAGGAGGAAACTCAAGCTTTCTCTCTGAAGAAGAAGCTTCGTATAAATGTGTCGAAGAACTGGAGAGAATTGTCCGCGATGTCGGCATTCCAAGAACGCTCGGTGGATTCAACATCCCAGAGAGCGCATTGGAAAGCTTAACGAAAGATGCCGTCCAGCAAAAACGCTTGCTTGCGCGCAGCCCGCTTCCATTGCTTGAGGACGATATACGGACGATTTACCAATCCGCTTTTCGGGGTGTGGTAACGGAGCCGAAATAA
- the celB gene encoding PTS cellobiose transporter subunit IIC, producing MNQTFEKLSKILVPIAGKLNNSRYLQVLRDAFMLAFPLTIFGSIAVVIANLPFLDKVMSEGSLNTLREILNVAPNSTMGVMTIFVVFGIGYYLSKSYEVEGIFGGAIALASFFILTPFVLNVEGKEAVQGVIPLDRLGAKGMFLGMLTAFVAAEIYRKIVQKNITIKMPAGVPPAVAKSFAALIPAVVTLTVFLVANMIVTQLFHTNMHDVIYNAVQAPLVGLGSGIIPTLIAIFVTQILWFFGLHGQIIINSVMDPIWNTLSLENLNAYTKTGEVPHVISKQFIEVYTVGMGGTGMTLAVIFAILFFMKSKQMKQVAKLGIGPGIFNVNEPIIFGLPVVMNPLIIVPWIISPMVVTFVTYLAMSSGLVPPPTGVAVPWTVPIFINGIMATNSLAGGILQLVNFAIVLIIWFPFLKFIDRMNLQKEREEETAKNAS from the coding sequence ATGAACCAAACTTTTGAAAAGTTAAGTAAAATATTGGTTCCTATTGCTGGAAAGTTGAATAACAGCCGCTATTTACAAGTGTTACGTGATGCGTTTATGTTAGCGTTTCCGCTTACCATTTTCGGATCGATTGCGGTTGTTATTGCGAACTTGCCGTTTCTTGATAAAGTCATGAGCGAGGGTAGTTTAAATACATTGCGGGAAATTTTAAACGTAGCTCCAAACTCGACAATGGGAGTTATGACGATTTTCGTTGTATTCGGTATCGGTTATTATTTATCGAAAAGTTATGAAGTGGAAGGAATTTTTGGAGGTGCGATTGCACTCGCTTCCTTCTTCATTTTAACGCCATTTGTTTTAAATGTAGAAGGAAAAGAAGCGGTGCAAGGCGTCATCCCTCTTGATCGTTTAGGGGCAAAAGGAATGTTTCTTGGAATGCTCACCGCGTTTGTTGCCGCGGAGATTTACCGGAAAATCGTGCAAAAAAATATAACGATTAAAATGCCAGCTGGAGTGCCACCAGCCGTGGCAAAATCGTTTGCGGCCCTTATTCCCGCGGTGGTGACACTCACAGTTTTTTTGGTTGCTAATATGATTGTAACACAATTATTCCATACAAACATGCATGATGTCATTTATAATGCGGTACAAGCGCCGTTAGTTGGTTTAGGAAGCGGCATTATTCCAACGCTTATCGCGATTTTCGTGACACAAATTTTATGGTTTTTTGGGTTGCACGGGCAAATTATCATTAATTCCGTGATGGATCCAATTTGGAATACGTTATCTTTAGAAAACTTAAATGCATATACGAAAACCGGGGAAGTCCCGCATGTAATTAGCAAACAGTTTATTGAAGTGTATACGGTTGGTATGGGTGGAACGGGAATGACCCTTGCTGTTATTTTTGCCATTCTTTTCTTTATGAAAAGCAAGCAAATGAAACAAGTCGCGAAATTGGGGATCGGGCCAGGAATTTTTAACGTAAATGAGCCGATTATTTTCGGTTTGCCTGTTGTGATGAATCCGCTCATTATTGTTCCATGGATTATTTCGCCAATGGTCGTAACATTTGTCACTTATTTAGCGATGTCTTCCGGTCTTGTTCCTCCTCCGACAGGGGTGGCGGTTCCATGGACAGTGCCGATTTTTATTAACGGAATAATGGCGACGAATTCGCTGGCAGGGGGAATTTTGCAGTTAGTAAACTTTGCGATTGTTCTTATTATATGGTTCCCGTTCTTAAAATTTATTGATCGGATGAACTTACAAAAAGAAAGAGAAGAAGAAACAGCAAAGAATGCGTCATAA
- a CDS encoding MerR family transcriptional regulator: MTNKDDSYKFKKVISIGIVSELTGLSQRQIRYYEERKLIFPDRSKGIRKYSFADVEQLMEIADKREEGVPTQEIRREMTKEIREKMLKGQMNAHFRFRS, from the coding sequence ATGACAAATAAGGACGATTCATACAAATTCAAAAAAGTCATCTCTATTGGCATTGTTAGTGAGTTAACGGGGCTATCCCAGCGCCAAATCCGATATTATGAGGAACGCAAACTCATTTTTCCGGACCGATCGAAAGGGATCCGAAAATATTCATTCGCTGATGTGGAACAATTAATGGAAATTGCCGATAAACGCGAAGAAGGTGTTCCGACGCAGGAAATCCGGCGCGAAATGACAAAAGAGATTCGGGAAAAAATGTTAAAAGGACAGATGAATGCCCATTTCCGGTTTCGTTCATAA
- a CDS encoding PTS sugar transporter subunit IIB — MKRILLACSSGMSTSLLVAKMQEYAKSIGEEAEIWAVGQDQAKKEMEKADVVLIGPQMSFLKSELQKEAEKYGIKVDVIDMVAYGMADGKKAYEQALKLMGEK; from the coding sequence ATGAAACGGATTCTTTTAGCTTGCAGCTCAGGGATGTCTACAAGTTTGTTGGTAGCAAAAATGCAGGAGTATGCAAAATCGATTGGGGAAGAAGCAGAGATTTGGGCGGTAGGACAAGATCAAGCGAAAAAAGAAATGGAGAAAGCGGATGTTGTTTTAATTGGCCCGCAAATGAGCTTTTTAAAAAGTGAGCTTCAAAAAGAAGCGGAAAAATACGGAATTAAAGTAGATGTGATTGATATGGTGGCATATGGGATGGCAGATGGAAAAAAAGCGTATGAACAAGCGTTGAAATTAATGGGGGAAAAATAA
- a CDS encoding glycoside hydrolase family 1 protein, translating into MKQQTKQEILYRFPDGFWWGSATSATQIEGAANEGGKGPNIWDYWYEKEPNRFFNGVGPSVTSDFYHRYKEDIALMKEIGHNSFRLSISWSRLIPGGIGDVNPTAVQFYNNVINELLENEIEPFVTLFHFDMPLAMQELGGWESRDVVDAYARYAKICFELFGDRVKKWFTHNEPIVPVEGGYLYDFHYPNIIDFQRAVQVAYHTIIAHAKAVQVFKQMNIPDGKIGIILNLTPSYPRSSHPADVKAAHIADLFFNRSFLDPAVKGEYPQDLVDLLREYGYLPVTKEGDQKLIKENTVDILGINYYQPRRVKTKEHLPNPEAPFMPDRFFDYYAMPGRKMNPHRGWEIYEKGIYDILMNVKENYGNIECFISENGMGVEGEERFRDEDGMIHDDYRIEFIREHLKWVHKAIQEGANVKGYHVWTFMDNWSWTNAYKNRYGLVAVDLENNRKRTIKKSGYWFKTLVENNGF; encoded by the coding sequence ATGAAGCAACAAACAAAGCAAGAGATCCTTTATCGCTTTCCAGACGGATTTTGGTGGGGAAGCGCCACATCTGCCACGCAAATTGAAGGGGCGGCAAATGAAGGAGGAAAAGGCCCGAATATATGGGATTATTGGTATGAAAAAGAGCCAAACCGCTTCTTTAACGGTGTTGGCCCTTCCGTTACATCCGATTTTTATCACCGTTACAAAGAAGATATTGCATTAATGAAAGAAATAGGCCATAATTCGTTCCGTTTGTCGATTTCTTGGTCGCGGCTTATCCCCGGCGGCATTGGCGATGTCAATCCAACCGCGGTGCAATTTTACAACAATGTCATTAATGAATTGTTAGAAAATGAGATTGAACCATTTGTGACGTTGTTCCATTTTGATATGCCGCTGGCCATGCAAGAACTTGGGGGATGGGAAAGCCGGGATGTGGTCGATGCGTATGCCCGCTATGCAAAGATTTGTTTTGAATTGTTTGGTGACCGTGTGAAAAAATGGTTTACACATAATGAACCGATTGTCCCAGTTGAAGGAGGGTATTTATACGACTTCCATTATCCGAATATCATTGATTTCCAACGGGCTGTACAAGTGGCTTATCATACGATCATCGCCCATGCGAAAGCAGTACAAGTATTTAAACAAATGAACATTCCAGATGGAAAAATCGGCATTATTTTAAATTTAACTCCTTCTTATCCCCGGAGCAGCCATCCTGCTGATGTCAAAGCAGCACATATAGCTGATTTATTTTTCAACCGCAGCTTCTTAGATCCGGCGGTAAAAGGCGAGTATCCGCAAGACCTTGTTGACCTTTTGCGAGAATATGGATATTTGCCAGTAACCAAAGAAGGAGATCAAAAGCTCATTAAAGAAAATACTGTCGATATTCTTGGGATTAACTATTATCAACCGCGCCGTGTAAAAACGAAAGAACATCTTCCGAATCCAGAAGCTCCATTTATGCCGGATCGCTTTTTTGACTATTATGCGATGCCGGGAAGAAAAATGAATCCTCACCGCGGGTGGGAAATTTATGAAAAAGGAATTTACGACATTTTAATGAATGTAAAAGAAAATTACGGGAATATCGAATGCTTTATTTCGGAAAACGGCATGGGCGTCGAAGGAGAAGAACGGTTCCGCGATGAAGACGGAATGATTCATGACGATTATCGAATTGAATTTATTCGCGAACATTTAAAATGGGTGCATAAAGCAATCCAAGAAGGAGCGAACGTTAAAGGCTACCACGTATGGACGTTTATGGATAACTGGTCTTGGACAAATGCCTATAAAAATCGCTACGGATTAGTGGCGGTGGATCTTGAAAACAATAGAAAACGCACAATTAAAAAGAGCGGATATTGGTTTAAAACACTTGTGGA